Proteins encoded together in one Alteribacter keqinensis window:
- the trpC gene encoding indole-3-glycerol phosphate synthase TrpC: MILDRIVERKKQEVEALSHITVQRRPDRSFLEALKKPKRKGAVIAEVKKASPSKGVFTEQFDPVDIARSYEEAGADALSVLTDRDFFQGDPAYIRRIKEAVSLPVLRKDFLIDKKQIDESVELGADAVLLIAAILTPETLGHFFRYAKSLGLDVLVEVHSKEELEAVINECEPDLLGINNRNLKTFETSLIKTKEVAASVPDGSLLISESGIHTSEDAAQVLSYGARGMLIGESLMLAIDKREKLNDLFKGAAKGEA, from the coding sequence ATGATACTGGACAGAATTGTTGAAAGAAAAAAACAGGAAGTGGAAGCGTTGAGCCACATTACTGTTCAAAGAAGGCCTGACCGCTCCTTTCTTGAAGCTCTAAAAAAACCGAAAAGAAAAGGTGCAGTCATTGCCGAGGTGAAAAAGGCAAGTCCATCAAAAGGTGTATTTACCGAACAGTTTGATCCCGTTGACATTGCCAGGTCCTATGAGGAAGCCGGAGCGGATGCTCTTTCTGTTCTTACAGACCGTGACTTTTTCCAGGGGGATCCGGCTTACATCAGAAGAATAAAAGAAGCCGTCAGTCTTCCTGTACTGCGAAAAGATTTTTTGATCGATAAAAAACAGATTGACGAATCAGTGGAGCTTGGAGCTGACGCTGTATTATTGATTGCAGCGATTCTGACGCCGGAAACACTCGGACACTTTTTCCGGTATGCGAAATCTCTTGGTCTGGATGTTCTGGTAGAGGTGCACAGTAAAGAAGAACTCGAAGCTGTAATCAATGAATGTGAACCCGACCTTCTTGGCATAAACAACCGAAATTTAAAGACGTTTGAAACGAGCCTGATTAAGACGAAAGAGGTTGCTGCATCCGTCCCGGATGGTTCTCTGTTGATCAGTGAAAGCGGCATTCATACGAGTGAAGATGCAGCACAGGTACTGTCATACGGCGCCAGGGGAATGCTCATCGGAGAATCATTAATGCTGGCCATTGATAAAAGAGAAAAACTGAATGATTTGTTTAAAGGAGCTGCAAAAGGTGAAGCTTAA
- the trpB gene encoding tryptophan synthase subunit beta yields MKLKFCGVTNKEDFSLAAVSKADYIGVIFAKSRRRVSAEDVASWIGSTRFRKGQKVSGIFVNASAEEIIKTVQESGIDVVQCHGTETPELLDEVKYKTGVRVFKTIHHKEGAEKLISTYAQAADGFVIDTKVSGAWGGTGTSFDWQAVPGYMKEAKKHHKECLIAGGVIPENVRELIKYKPGGVDVSSGIETNGRKDEHKMAQMEAQVKGTYTFPDEFGRFGDFGGKYVPETLMNALEELEEAYSEIKNDDEFFEALHQEWKTFSGRPTALTFAENLTKKLGGAKVYLKREDLNHTGAHKINNAIAQALLAKRMGKTKIIAETGAGQHGVATATAAARFGLTCKVFMGKEDMRRQELNVFRMELLGAEVIEVTSGSQTLKDATNEAIRHWVTHVEDTYYLIGSAVGPHPYPMMVRDFQSVIGRESKQQMMEYTGRLPDEIVACVGGGSNAIGMFHPFINDSVSLTGVEAAGKGTETNAHAATLTKGTRGVLHGSLSYLLQDEGGNITEPYSISAGLDYPGIGPEHAHHKDTGRVSYVAVTDKEAMGALKLLSETEGILPAIESAHALASVVKQAPVLGPDKTILVCLSGRGDKDVHTIKSYAEGGTGSHDTAD; encoded by the coding sequence GTGAAGCTTAAATTCTGCGGCGTAACAAATAAAGAAGATTTCAGTCTTGCTGCAGTGTCAAAAGCCGATTATATAGGCGTGATCTTTGCAAAAAGCAGGCGTCGTGTTTCTGCTGAAGATGTGGCATCCTGGATAGGCAGTACCCGGTTCAGGAAGGGTCAAAAGGTCTCAGGCATCTTTGTAAACGCCTCTGCCGAGGAAATAATTAAAACTGTTCAGGAGTCAGGGATTGATGTTGTGCAGTGTCACGGAACCGAAACGCCGGAACTCCTGGATGAAGTCAAATACAAAACCGGTGTCCGCGTCTTTAAAACGATTCATCACAAAGAAGGGGCAGAGAAACTGATCAGCACGTACGCACAGGCTGCTGATGGGTTCGTTATCGATACAAAGGTTTCCGGAGCCTGGGGCGGCACAGGTACATCCTTTGACTGGCAGGCCGTGCCCGGATACATGAAAGAAGCAAAGAAGCACCATAAGGAATGTCTCATTGCAGGCGGAGTGATACCTGAAAACGTTCGCGAACTTATTAAATACAAACCAGGGGGCGTTGATGTGAGTTCCGGAATCGAGACAAACGGAAGAAAGGATGAACATAAAATGGCACAGATGGAAGCGCAGGTTAAAGGCACATACACATTTCCTGATGAATTCGGCCGCTTCGGTGACTTTGGCGGAAAATATGTACCTGAAACGTTAATGAATGCTCTTGAAGAACTGGAAGAGGCATACAGTGAAATCAAAAATGACGATGAATTTTTTGAGGCGCTTCATCAAGAGTGGAAAACGTTCAGCGGAAGACCGACAGCTCTTACATTTGCCGAAAATCTGACGAAAAAGCTTGGAGGAGCGAAGGTTTATCTGAAAAGGGAAGATTTAAACCATACCGGGGCACACAAAATTAACAACGCTATTGCCCAGGCACTTCTTGCCAAACGGATGGGGAAAACAAAGATCATTGCTGAAACCGGGGCGGGCCAGCACGGAGTTGCCACTGCCACTGCCGCTGCCCGGTTTGGACTTACCTGTAAAGTATTCATGGGCAAAGAAGACATGAGGCGTCAGGAACTGAATGTGTTCAGAATGGAACTCCTCGGAGCTGAAGTTATTGAAGTCACAAGCGGAAGCCAGACATTAAAAGATGCCACGAACGAAGCGATCCGCCACTGGGTTACCCATGTTGAGGACACGTACTATCTGATCGGTTCAGCTGTAGGACCTCACCCTTATCCTATGATGGTCAGAGACTTTCAAAGCGTGATCGGCCGTGAAAGCAAACAGCAGATGATGGAGTATACCGGAAGGCTTCCGGATGAAATTGTCGCCTGTGTCGGTGGAGGAAGCAACGCTATCGGTATGTTTCACCCATTTATTAACGATTCTGTTTCACTCACCGGGGTGGAAGCGGCCGGAAAAGGGACGGAAACAAATGCCCATGCCGCTACCCTTACCAAAGGAACGCGGGGGGTTCTCCATGGTTCTCTTTCCTATCTGCTCCAGGACGAGGGCGGGAACATTACCGAGCCCTATTCCATTTCAGCAGGTCTTGACTATCCGGGAATCGGACCGGAGCATGCGCATCATAAAGATACGGGCCGGGTCAGCTATGTTGCTGTCACCGATAAAGAAGCAATGGGTGCACTTAAGCTGCTGAGCGAGACGGAAGGGATTCTTCCTGCCATAGAGTCGGCTCACGCATTAGCCTCTGTTGTGAAGCAGGCACCTGTCCTGGGGCCTGATAAAACGATACTTGTTTGCCTGTCAGGGCGGGGAGACAAAGATGTTCACACGATTAAATCCTATGCAGAAGGGGGCACGGGTTCACATGACACAGCTGACTGA
- the trpD gene encoding anthranilate phosphoribosyltransferase: MRQYIERIFEHRTLSEEEAYDVMTMMMTGEMSDEQVSAVLSILRYRGETVEEMTGFARAMRDKSIKIEHSKHPLIDTCGTGGDGTNTFNISTAVAILLSGAGVPVAKHGNRSVSSKTGSADVLEALGVPVQSTKEEAEGMLDALNLCFMFAPVYHSSMKHVAKARKSLGVKTIFNLLGPLTNPAGTKQQLIGVYDQRVARQMALTAKNLGVEKALFVTGSDGLDELTITGESMITELNEGKITTYTITPEDAGVRSGCLSDIQVSTKEDSAKIIYDVLRGLGNESARNIVLLNAGAALYTAGIAETIREGTDQARTYLNRGNGFTQLTRLNEPKRSAMA; this comes from the coding sequence ATGAGACAGTACATCGAACGCATTTTTGAGCATAGAACGTTGAGCGAGGAAGAGGCGTATGACGTAATGACGATGATGATGACAGGTGAGATGAGTGATGAACAGGTAAGTGCTGTTTTATCCATTCTCAGGTACAGAGGAGAAACGGTAGAAGAAATGACCGGTTTCGCAAGAGCGATGCGGGATAAAAGCATTAAAATTGAACACAGTAAACACCCTCTCATTGATACATGCGGTACCGGGGGAGACGGAACGAATACATTCAATATTTCAACAGCAGTGGCTATTTTACTTTCAGGAGCAGGGGTTCCCGTGGCCAAACACGGAAACCGCAGTGTTTCGTCGAAAACCGGAAGTGCTGATGTATTAGAAGCACTTGGTGTTCCCGTGCAATCGACAAAAGAGGAAGCAGAAGGAATGCTTGATGCTCTGAATTTATGCTTTATGTTTGCCCCCGTGTATCATTCGTCGATGAAACATGTTGCTAAAGCAAGGAAATCTCTCGGAGTAAAAACGATCTTTAACCTCCTTGGCCCCCTTACAAATCCTGCAGGTACGAAGCAACAGCTGATCGGAGTGTATGATCAGAGAGTCGCCCGTCAAATGGCTTTAACGGCAAAAAATCTCGGAGTTGAAAAAGCCTTGTTTGTAACCGGGTCTGACGGTCTGGACGAATTGACAATTACGGGTGAGAGTATGATTACTGAATTAAATGAAGGTAAGATCACGACGTACACGATCACACCGGAAGACGCAGGAGTCCGGTCAGGCTGTCTCTCTGATATTCAGGTATCCACGAAAGAAGACAGCGCAAAAATCATTTACGATGTTTTAAGAGGCCTTGGAAATGAAAGTGCCAGAAACATCGTTTTACTCAATGCAGGTGCCGCTCTTTATACAGCAGGCATCGCTGAAACGATCCGTGAAGGGACTGACCAGGCGAGAACGTATCTGAACAGAGGAAATGGCTTTACCCAGCTCACCCGCCTGAATGAACCGAAAAGGAGTGCGATGGCATGA
- the trpA gene encoding tryptophan synthase subunit alpha: MTQLTDLKFKEKKNLFIPYIMSGDPSSEATVDVALTLQEAGADVIEWGVPYSDPLADGPVIEQAANRALEKGMNIIRAIELVKEARNRGLTIPVVLFTYVNPVLRVGEKDLVNKLGEAGIDGLLIPDLPMEESGSLRSLTKEKGIALISLIAPTSKKRVVAIARQSEGFLYLVSSLGVTGTRDSFESDLTGLVENVKKVTDTPVAVGFGISKREHVKKFHTIADGAVVGSAIVRFLNERKDQLTGPEKEKALRELKGFVEELIS; this comes from the coding sequence ATGACACAGCTGACTGATCTGAAATTCAAAGAGAAAAAGAACTTGTTTATTCCTTATATTATGTCTGGAGATCCTTCTTCGGAAGCAACTGTTGATGTGGCACTTACCCTTCAGGAAGCAGGAGCAGATGTGATTGAGTGGGGCGTTCCCTACAGTGACCCTCTGGCAGACGGACCGGTTATCGAACAAGCTGCCAATCGTGCACTGGAAAAAGGGATGAATATCATCAGGGCGATTGAATTGGTAAAAGAGGCAAGGAATCGGGGACTCACGATCCCGGTCGTATTATTCACTTACGTTAATCCCGTCCTGCGGGTGGGGGAAAAGGACCTTGTGAACAAATTAGGAGAAGCTGGAATTGACGGGTTGCTCATTCCTGATCTTCCTATGGAAGAGAGCGGCTCTTTACGGTCTTTGACTAAAGAGAAAGGCATTGCCCTTATCTCACTTATTGCCCCAACATCGAAAAAAAGAGTAGTAGCTATAGCCAGACAAAGCGAAGGTTTTTTGTATCTCGTATCTTCATTGGGAGTTACAGGAACGAGAGACTCCTTCGAATCTGACCTGACCGGACTGGTTGAAAACGTCAAAAAGGTTACTGATACCCCTGTGGCTGTAGGATTTGGCATCTCAAAAAGAGAGCACGTAAAGAAGTTTCATACTATTGCCGATGGCGCTGTGGTGGGCAGTGCTATCGTAAGGTTCCTCAATGAAAGAAAGGACCAGTTAACAGGGCCTGAAAAAGAAAAAGCACTCCGTGAGTTAAAAGGATTTGTAGAAGAGCTCATTTCGTAA
- a CDS encoding anthranilate synthase component I family protein produces the protein MIETSNPSFRSQADEYKTVPVTARFVCDTITPIQLFETFNEDAAYLLESRDPLSLWSEYSFIGLDPFLYLEEKENAFLLRDKKGQVESRYKDFISAWDDALVKLHVSPRLPDLPFPGGAVGSFSFEAMSMNETKIKRGEEPVASFVFCRTILAFHHQKEEISVIHFQEAGADKDESYDEAVKKIKAVTEKISLSSNIEKRLFDHTQGDTESLFEGVKSNISKQDFLKNVDRVKAYIESGDAFQVVLSQRFEVDTELEGIELYRVLRKLNPSPYMFYIRTFNEELIGSSPERLVKIERDKTIDIHPIAGTRKRGTTKKEDDQLAAELLADEKERAEHFMLVDLARNDLGRVCKYGSIVTKELMTVTRFTKVMHLISKVEGTLREDVHPVEAVLRAHPAGTVSGAPKIRATEIIQELETSLRGNYAGTVAYLSFNGTIDSCIAIRTIRLKEQKAYVQAGAGVVYDSVPELEWEETRNKASALISAIKQAKESFQREETKR, from the coding sequence ATGATTGAAACAAGTAATCCATCCTTTCGTTCACAAGCAGATGAGTATAAAACAGTTCCTGTTACTGCCCGTTTTGTGTGTGACACAATAACCCCAATACAATTGTTTGAAACGTTTAATGAAGATGCAGCTTATCTTCTTGAAAGCCGCGATCCATTATCATTATGGAGTGAATACTCCTTTATCGGTCTCGATCCGTTTTTATATCTGGAAGAAAAGGAAAATGCGTTTCTTCTCAGGGACAAAAAAGGACAGGTCGAATCCCGTTACAAAGACTTTATCAGTGCCTGGGACGATGCCCTGGTGAAACTCCATGTTTCCCCCCGTCTTCCTGATCTCCCGTTTCCAGGAGGCGCAGTAGGCTCGTTTTCTTTTGAAGCCATGAGTATGAATGAAACAAAAATTAAAAGAGGAGAGGAACCGGTAGCTTCCTTTGTTTTTTGCAGAACGATACTCGCCTTTCACCATCAGAAAGAAGAAATAAGCGTAATTCACTTTCAGGAGGCAGGTGCAGATAAAGATGAGAGCTACGATGAAGCTGTGAAAAAAATCAAAGCTGTTACTGAGAAAATCTCCTTATCGTCAAATATTGAAAAGCGACTGTTTGATCATACTCAAGGGGATACAGAGTCCCTTTTTGAAGGGGTAAAATCCAATATTTCAAAACAGGATTTTTTGAAAAATGTGGACCGGGTTAAAGCATACATTGAAAGCGGCGATGCGTTTCAGGTCGTCCTTTCACAACGGTTTGAAGTGGATACAGAACTTGAAGGGATTGAGCTGTACCGTGTTTTAAGAAAACTCAACCCTTCGCCTTATATGTTTTACATCCGTACATTCAATGAAGAATTAATCGGGAGCTCACCAGAGAGGCTTGTAAAAATTGAACGTGATAAAACCATCGATATTCATCCGATAGCCGGCACGAGAAAACGAGGAACGACGAAAAAAGAAGATGATCAGCTGGCAGCGGAACTTCTGGCTGACGAAAAAGAAAGAGCGGAACATTTCATGCTCGTCGATCTTGCCAGGAACGATCTCGGAAGAGTCTGTAAGTACGGATCGATAGTGACAAAAGAGCTTATGACCGTTACCCGTTTTACAAAAGTGATGCACCTGATTTCAAAAGTGGAAGGAACGCTCCGTGAAGATGTCCACCCGGTAGAAGCGGTCTTAAGGGCACATCCGGCGGGTACAGTCAGTGGTGCTCCAAAAATCAGGGCAACTGAAATTATTCAGGAGCTGGAAACAAGCCTCAGAGGGAATTACGCCGGAACTGTTGCCTACCTGAGCTTTAACGGAACCATTGATTCGTGTATAGCGATCAGAACCATACGCTTAAAAGAGCAAAAAGCATATGTTCAGGCGGGTGCAGGCGTTGTTTATGACTCCGTACCGGAGCTTGAATGGGAAGAAACCCGCAATAAGGCAAGTGCACTGATTTCAGCGATCAAACAAGCGAAGGAAAGCTTTCAAAGGGAGGAGACGAAGAGATGA
- the aroH gene encoding chorismate mutase — protein MIRGIRGAATVEDNAAEEILSATKSLISEIIEKNKVHPEEISHIWITVSPDLNATFPARALRDLEGFDRVPVMCAQEIPVDGALERCIRMMVTAETSLSQAAVQHVYSGEAVRLRPDLVQKS, from the coding sequence ATGATACGTGGGATCAGAGGAGCTGCGACAGTGGAAGATAATGCAGCAGAAGAAATTCTTTCAGCTACAAAGTCGCTCATATCTGAAATAATCGAAAAAAATAAGGTACATCCAGAAGAGATCAGTCATATATGGATAACTGTAAGTCCTGATTTAAACGCAACTTTTCCGGCAAGAGCTTTGAGAGACCTTGAAGGCTTTGACCGTGTTCCGGTAATGTGTGCCCAGGAGATCCCCGTAGACGGTGCCCTCGAGCGTTGCATCCGGATGATGGTCACAGCTGAAACGAGTCTGTCCCAGGCGGCGGTTCAGCACGTATATTCAGGAGAAGCCGTCCGTCTGAGGCCTGATCTTGTTCAGAAATCCTGA
- a CDS encoding prephenate dehydrogenase: protein MGKQLFVIGLGLIGGSLALAVKKDHPDTHVTGYDLNKNVMKAAISLGVINESAPSIEEGARHADLIIVAAPVKETIEILRELSSLPLKEEAIITDVGSTKKAICEASHVFDHVSAHFIGGHPMAGSHKSGVEAAKSHLFENAYYIITPVKETDARAVIQLQNWLKGTKARFIQLTPGNHDFFAGMVSHFPHIVASGLVHQLKEEGEKEPVLNNLAAGGFRDITRIASSSPVMWRDILLSNRDVLLGLIDKWQEEMNKVKGYIEKEDAERLFEFFDVAKQSRDALPVRKKGAIPSFYDLYVDVPDHPGVISDVTAILAKKQISITNIRILETREDIMGVLRLSFRSENDQLLAKEQLTKHMYEAYESP from the coding sequence TTGGGTAAACAGCTATTTGTGATTGGTTTGGGCCTTATCGGAGGCTCTCTCGCTCTCGCTGTAAAAAAAGATCATCCGGATACCCATGTTACCGGATATGATTTAAACAAAAATGTGATGAAAGCCGCGATATCCTTAGGCGTTATAAATGAAAGCGCCCCTTCGATTGAGGAGGGGGCCCGGCATGCTGACCTTATCATTGTAGCTGCACCGGTAAAGGAAACGATTGAGATTCTTCGTGAGCTTTCCTCCCTTCCTTTGAAAGAAGAAGCAATCATTACCGATGTAGGAAGCACAAAAAAAGCTATTTGCGAGGCTTCCCACGTCTTTGATCACGTTTCTGCCCACTTTATCGGCGGACATCCAATGGCAGGGTCCCATAAGTCGGGGGTTGAAGCGGCAAAGAGTCATCTGTTTGAAAATGCGTATTATATTATTACTCCTGTTAAAGAAACTGACGCCAGAGCTGTTATCCAGCTGCAAAACTGGTTGAAAGGAACGAAAGCCAGGTTTATCCAGCTCACACCCGGCAATCATGACTTCTTCGCGGGAATGGTCAGTCACTTTCCCCACATTGTTGCCTCGGGGCTTGTGCATCAGTTGAAGGAAGAAGGGGAAAAAGAGCCTGTTCTCAACAACCTTGCAGCAGGAGGCTTCAGGGACATTACCCGCATCGCTTCCTCATCTCCTGTTATGTGGCGCGATATTCTCCTTTCCAACCGGGATGTCCTTCTTGGTTTGATTGATAAATGGCAGGAAGAAATGAACAAAGTAAAAGGCTACATAGAAAAAGAGGATGCAGAGAGACTCTTTGAGTTTTTTGATGTGGCAAAACAATCGCGCGATGCCTTGCCGGTGAGAAAAAAAGGTGCAATTCCTTCTTTTTACGATTTATATGTTGACGTTCCGGATCACCCTGGTGTCATTTCAGACGTCACAGCCATATTGGCAAAAAAACAAATCAGTATAACAAATATCCGGATACTTGAAACAAGAGAAGACATTATGGGTGTTTTAAGACTCAGCTTCAGGTCGGAAAACGATCAGCTCCTTGCGAAAGAGCAGCTCACGAAGCATATGTACGAGGCCTATGAATCACCTTAG
- the hisC gene encoding histidinol-phosphate transaminase yields MEVKETLKGLTPYQPGKPVDEVKRELGLEKVVKLASNENPYGCSPLAKKAIEDVLGEVAVYPDGYAQKLRTKVAGRLGVGEKQLLFGNGSDEVILIICRALLSKGDNIVTATPTFPQYRHNAVIEGAEVKEVPLVNGEHDLNAMEKAIDENTKIVFVCNPNNPTGNSIGEQSFLSFLKSVPKDVVVVSDEAYKEYVTADDFPETVPLLKEYPNLIILRTFSKAYGLASLRIGYGVGEEGFMQSLDPAREPFNTSAIAQSAAFYALDDEEFLENCKQKNRQGIRMFEEFCEEYGLHCYPSQGNFILLDLKVPGSVTFDRLLKAGYIVRNGEALGFPTSVRITVGSKEQNEEIIEQLRTLVSNN; encoded by the coding sequence GTGGAAGTAAAAGAGACGTTAAAAGGGTTAACCCCTTACCAGCCGGGAAAACCCGTAGACGAAGTTAAACGTGAGCTTGGTCTTGAAAAAGTGGTTAAGCTGGCATCAAATGAAAACCCATATGGGTGCTCACCTCTTGCCAAGAAGGCAATTGAGGACGTGCTCGGTGAAGTGGCTGTGTATCCAGACGGCTATGCCCAGAAGCTGAGAACGAAAGTGGCCGGACGTTTAGGTGTTGGAGAAAAGCAGCTTTTGTTTGGTAACGGCTCTGACGAAGTTATTCTTATCATTTGCCGGGCTCTTCTGTCAAAAGGAGATAATATTGTGACAGCAACCCCTACTTTTCCTCAATACCGGCACAATGCCGTTATTGAAGGTGCAGAAGTAAAAGAAGTTCCCCTCGTTAATGGCGAGCATGATCTGAATGCAATGGAAAAAGCGATCGATGAAAATACAAAGATCGTATTTGTCTGTAACCCGAATAATCCGACCGGAAACTCGATCGGGGAACAATCTTTTCTAAGCTTTTTAAAGAGTGTCCCAAAAGACGTTGTAGTCGTCAGTGATGAAGCCTACAAAGAGTATGTCACAGCGGATGACTTCCCTGAGACTGTTCCGTTACTGAAAGAGTACCCGAATCTGATTATCCTCCGCACATTTTCAAAAGCATACGGACTTGCTTCACTCAGAATTGGATACGGGGTCGGGGAAGAAGGGTTCATGCAATCTCTCGATCCTGCAAGAGAGCCGTTTAACACATCCGCCATTGCTCAGTCAGCAGCCTTTTATGCCCTCGATGATGAGGAGTTCCTGGAGAACTGTAAACAAAAGAACCGGCAAGGAATCCGGATGTTTGAGGAGTTCTGTGAAGAATACGGACTGCACTGTTATCCGAGTCAGGGTAACTTCATCCTTCTTGATTTAAAAGTTCCCGGTTCTGTTACATTTGATCGCTTATTAAAAGCAGGCTACATCGTTCGTAACGGTGAAGCTTTAGGCTTCCCGACCTCTGTGAGAATCACCGTCGGTTCCAAAGAACAAAACGAAGAAATCATTGAACAGCTTAGAACGCTTGTTTCAAACAACTAG
- the aroB gene encoding 3-dehydroquinate synthase, protein MSPEFTVRASSHTYPVIIEPGCRHKLYEKINHSYSQYFIITDTNVSPLYLEEVKRSFKKTAVVYTIPAGEGSKSLEQFEKICSFALDHGIDRNSVIIALGGGVVGDIAGFSAASYMRGIDFIQVPTTLLAHDSSVGGKTGINLPGGKNMIGAFHAPKAVMFDPEVFHTLPEREWRSGLAEVIKHGLIYDYSLYSWVCENVSARQVPDTSKLVYLLERSVKVKRAIVESDEKEKGIRAFLNFGHTLGHAIEAEAGYGLWTHGEAVAMGMAFALKVSEEVFQTSLDSGKIINQLEQLGYHTSLPENMNTDRLIDRMKRDKKGINGQIRFVLLEAPERPKLVSVEEGMLRNLIQIGGVK, encoded by the coding sequence ATGAGTCCCGAATTCACAGTACGTGCTTCGTCCCATACTTACCCGGTTATCATCGAACCCGGCTGCCGGCATAAACTGTATGAAAAAATCAATCACAGTTACTCACAGTATTTCATTATTACAGATACGAATGTGAGTCCACTGTACCTCGAAGAAGTTAAACGATCGTTTAAAAAAACGGCTGTAGTATATACAATCCCAGCCGGTGAAGGATCAAAAAGCCTTGAGCAATTTGAGAAAATCTGTTCTTTCGCCCTGGATCACGGAATTGACAGAAATTCCGTGATTATTGCATTAGGCGGCGGTGTCGTAGGTGATATTGCAGGTTTTTCAGCTGCTTCGTATATGAGAGGGATAGATTTTATCCAGGTCCCGACGACACTTCTTGCCCATGACAGCAGTGTAGGCGGCAAGACGGGTATAAATCTTCCGGGTGGGAAAAACATGATCGGAGCATTTCATGCACCAAAGGCGGTCATGTTTGATCCGGAAGTGTTTCATACTCTCCCTGAAAGGGAGTGGCGTTCAGGTCTTGCAGAAGTCATTAAGCACGGACTGATTTATGATTATTCCCTTTATTCATGGGTTTGTGAAAATGTAAGTGCCAGACAAGTACCGGACACTTCAAAACTTGTTTATCTTCTTGAACGTTCTGTAAAAGTAAAAAGAGCAATTGTAGAAAGTGATGAAAAAGAAAAAGGCATTCGTGCATTTTTAAACTTTGGACACACCCTCGGTCATGCGATTGAAGCCGAAGCCGGCTACGGATTATGGACTCACGGGGAAGCTGTTGCGATGGGGATGGCCTTTGCCCTCAAGGTAAGCGAAGAAGTCTTTCAAACATCACTTGATTCAGGAAAAATAATCAATCAGCTTGAACAGCTTGGCTATCATACATCACTGCCGGAAAACATGAATACAGACCGGTTGATTGACAGAATGAAAAGAGATAAAAAAGGGATTAACGGCCAGATCCGGTTCGTATTACTTGAAGCACCAGAGAGGCCGAAACTTGTGTCTGTAGAAGAAGGGATGCTTCGAAATTTAATTCAAATTGGAGGGGTAAAATGA